The Oceanithermus desulfurans genome has a window encoding:
- a CDS encoding DUF505 domain-containing protein → MVIKKEHAQALERLLADEQANKPYTPLEEVDEPTFVELELAGLARFSTPVRIVPTYFGRELALLLRDLYAQGPDARPETEAGAEGELVVLEGRGLARPEAWPEGWRWIGSEVVAMLDAAERAGRVGPLAADALMERGLAVRVRDRASKKEFLTLSSAGRRVLEIYRAAEPGLEIDAALAEAVRKLPLGPAPASELPTPAHDEQRLEAMRLVAYSLPDSDVFAFTALGQAVKKALATGGWGEGDVLTADILGALADYVDAGEATEAGLATLQALGYVGPAGELLPAGEWALEALRLWQGGVREEVWSFALEAEEAEVLEQIAALWQKASETNPEERPSFEALRRAMIDRKAAEYKALVEKYGRKLDEMPEKQRLIAERFQAAADLARWYDDNFDLREALLSLESFGLLETGEDEKGKEVFYLTDWGELVLDDQRAQRRDVSATAVKAVTLTRRSFSAPGYAWWREAREQGLVGSAEPTRSGLFYAQLAEHVERLPHLSRYELMVFHVVPARGMSEDEVYAALEGRLDRERIRWALEKLEARHLIDRLPDGNVVETRAGELLDRALAGVPEGFGHPVNPLIFRVVEALRAVGSLYVKEKRVRVLPRNLSEAIEYSGLPRDVFEDTLEAARAAGFVGRNSVNEAGLRLLEAAEAMNPGEDVHGLVELE, encoded by the coding sequence ATGGTGATAAAAAAGGAGCACGCGCAGGCGCTCGAACGTCTGCTCGCGGACGAGCAGGCCAACAAGCCCTACACCCCGCTCGAGGAGGTGGACGAGCCCACCTTCGTGGAGCTGGAGCTCGCGGGCCTGGCGCGTTTCAGCACGCCGGTGCGGATCGTCCCGACCTACTTCGGCCGTGAGCTGGCGCTGTTACTCCGCGACCTTTACGCCCAGGGCCCCGACGCGCGCCCCGAAACCGAAGCGGGCGCGGAGGGCGAGCTGGTGGTGCTCGAGGGGCGCGGCCTCGCCCGCCCCGAGGCCTGGCCCGAGGGCTGGCGCTGGATCGGTAGCGAGGTCGTAGCCATGCTCGACGCCGCCGAGCGCGCCGGACGGGTGGGGCCGCTGGCCGCGGACGCCCTGATGGAGCGGGGCCTGGCCGTGCGGGTGCGCGACCGCGCCAGCAAGAAGGAGTTCCTGACCCTCTCCAGCGCCGGGCGCCGGGTGCTGGAGATCTACCGCGCCGCCGAACCCGGCCTCGAGATCGACGCGGCGCTGGCCGAGGCGGTGCGCAAGCTGCCGCTGGGCCCGGCACCGGCGAGCGAGCTGCCCACGCCCGCGCACGACGAGCAGCGGCTCGAGGCGATGCGGCTCGTCGCCTACTCGCTGCCCGACTCCGACGTCTTCGCCTTCACCGCGCTGGGGCAGGCGGTCAAGAAGGCGCTGGCCACCGGCGGCTGGGGCGAGGGCGACGTGCTGACCGCCGACATCCTCGGGGCGCTGGCCGACTACGTCGACGCCGGCGAGGCGACCGAGGCGGGGCTGGCCACGCTGCAGGCCCTGGGCTACGTGGGCCCCGCGGGCGAGCTGCTGCCCGCGGGCGAGTGGGCGCTCGAGGCCCTGCGGCTGTGGCAGGGCGGCGTCCGCGAGGAGGTGTGGAGCTTCGCGCTCGAGGCCGAAGAGGCCGAGGTGCTCGAGCAGATCGCGGCGCTGTGGCAGAAGGCCAGCGAGACGAACCCCGAGGAACGCCCGAGCTTCGAGGCGCTCCGACGGGCGATGATCGACCGCAAGGCGGCCGAGTACAAGGCGCTCGTGGAAAAGTACGGGCGCAAGCTGGACGAGATGCCCGAAAAGCAGCGCCTCATCGCCGAGCGCTTCCAGGCCGCGGCGGACCTGGCGCGCTGGTACGACGACAACTTCGACCTGCGCGAGGCGCTCTTGAGCCTCGAGTCCTTCGGTCTCCTCGAGACCGGTGAGGACGAGAAGGGCAAGGAAGTCTTCTACCTGACCGACTGGGGCGAGCTGGTCCTCGACGACCAGCGGGCCCAGCGCCGCGACGTGAGCGCCACCGCGGTCAAGGCCGTGACCCTGACCCGCCGCAGCTTCTCGGCCCCGGGGTACGCCTGGTGGCGCGAGGCGCGCGAGCAGGGGCTCGTGGGCAGCGCCGAACCCACGCGCTCGGGGCTCTTCTACGCCCAGCTGGCGGAGCACGTCGAGCGGCTGCCGCACCTCTCGCGCTACGAGCTGATGGTCTTCCACGTCGTCCCCGCCCGCGGCATGAGCGAGGACGAGGTCTACGCCGCGCTCGAGGGCCGGCTCGACCGCGAGCGCATCCGCTGGGCGCTGGAAAAGCTGGAGGCGCGCCACCTGATCGACCGCCTTCCCGACGGCAACGTCGTCGAGACCCGCGCCGGCGAGCTGCTCGACCGCGCGCTCGCGGGCGTGCCCGAGGGCTTCGGCCACCCGGTCAACCCGCTGATCTTCCGCGTCGTCGAGGCCCTGCGGGCCGTGGGCAGCCTCTACGTCAAGGAAAAGCGCGTGCGCGTGCTGCCGCGCAACCTGAGCGAGGCCATCGAGTACAGCGGGCTGCCCCGCGACGTCTTCGAGGACACCCTCGAGGCCGCCCGCGCGGCCGGCTTCGTGGGGCGCAACTCGGTCAACGAGGCGGGGCTGCGGCTGCTTGAGGCCGCGGAGGCCATG